From the Ruminiclostridium josui JCM 17888 genome, one window contains:
- a CDS encoding aminopeptidase: MNNEKTQGELLKEKLTYKQKNAWEHSEKEIQQAFELCDEYKKYLDEGKTEREFCSVVEKQLVKAGYENLNELMIKGTKLKQGDKVYYINKGKSAIFAVIGQEPLTGGINMVGAHIDSPRLDLKPNPLYEGAGMVLLKTHYYGGIKKYQWVTIPYALHGVVIKADGTKVEISIGEDDKDPVFTITDLLPHLAQEQMQKKATAVIEGESLNILFGSMPLKDDKVKDKIKLNILKLLNEKYGMVEEDFISAELEAVPAYKARDIGLDRSMIGAYGQDDRVCAFTCVKAMLNLVQPEKTALCILTDKEEIGSMGNTGAQSSLLKNFVSKLLYLSTDNYSDILTNQCLENSKMLSADVNAAVDPTYESVNEKSNSSYMGNGIVIQKYTGSRGKYDASDANAEFMAEIRNLFNKEGIIWHSSEMGKVDLGGGGTIAQYVANLGVDVLDCGVPILSMHSPIEISSKIDVYMSYKGMKVFLESK, from the coding sequence ATGAATAATGAAAAGACACAGGGTGAATTATTAAAAGAAAAACTTACCTACAAGCAAAAAAATGCTTGGGAGCATAGCGAAAAAGAGATACAACAAGCTTTTGAATTATGCGATGAGTATAAGAAGTACCTTGATGAAGGAAAAACAGAACGTGAATTTTGCTCAGTTGTAGAAAAACAGTTAGTTAAAGCGGGATATGAAAATCTTAATGAACTTATGATAAAAGGTACAAAATTGAAACAAGGTGACAAGGTGTACTACATAAACAAGGGTAAGTCTGCGATTTTTGCTGTAATCGGGCAAGAGCCGCTGACTGGAGGAATAAATATGGTAGGAGCACATATAGACTCTCCACGCCTTGATTTAAAGCCAAATCCTCTTTATGAAGGTGCGGGAATGGTTCTTCTCAAGACACACTATTATGGTGGCATAAAGAAATATCAATGGGTAACTATTCCTTATGCATTACATGGTGTAGTTATTAAGGCAGATGGCACAAAGGTTGAAATCAGTATTGGTGAGGATGACAAAGACCCTGTATTTACAATAACAGATTTACTTCCTCATTTGGCACAGGAGCAGATGCAGAAAAAAGCTACAGCTGTTATTGAAGGTGAAAGTCTTAACATATTATTTGGCTCAATGCCTTTAAAGGATGATAAGGTAAAAGATAAGATTAAGCTGAATATTTTAAAACTCTTAAACGAAAAATACGGAATGGTAGAAGAAGATTTTATATCAGCAGAACTGGAGGCAGTACCTGCATACAAAGCAAGGGATATCGGACTTGACAGGAGTATGATAGGAGCTTACGGTCAGGATGACAGGGTTTGTGCATTTACATGTGTAAAAGCAATGCTTAATCTTGTACAGCCTGAAAAAACAGCACTGTGTATTCTTACTGACAAAGAAGAAATTGGAAGTATGGGAAACACTGGAGCCCAGTCCAGTCTTCTTAAGAATTTTGTATCAAAGTTATTGTATTTATCTACAGATAACTATTCAGACATTTTAACAAATCAATGTCTGGAAAATTCAAAAATGCTTTCAGCAGATGTTAATGCAGCTGTTGATCCAACATATGAAAGTGTAAATGAAAAGTCAAACTCATCATATATGGGAAATGGTATTGTAATTCAAAAATACACGGGTTCACGAGGCAAATATGATGCAAGTGATGCTAATGCTGAATTTATGGCAGAAATAAGAAACTTGTTTAATAAAGAAGGAATTATATGGCATTCATCAGAAATGGGTAAAGTTGACTTGGGCGGTGGAGGAACTATTGCTCAATATGTTGCTAACCTTGGTGTTGATGTACTTGATTGTGGGGTGCCGATACTCTCTATGCATTCCCCAATTGAAATATCAAGTAAAATAGATGTTTACATGAGTTACAAGGGCATGAAAGTTTTCCTTGAAAGCAAATAA
- the mnmA gene encoding tRNA 2-thiouridine(34) synthase MnmA translates to MGSKKVMLGMSGGVDSSVAAAILLRQGYEVIGVTLQIWQDMDEERQKSEGGCCSLSAVDDARRVANKLGIPYYVLNFKDIFNKTVIEYFKEEYFRGRTPNPCIACNRHVKWQAMLDKALSMGIDYIATGHYAKVIQDSKNGRFILKKSVTDRKDQTYALYNLTQKQLSHTLMPVGDYTKDEIREIAKEIGLSVATKPDSQEICFIHDNDYGKFLSENCDKKIIPGKFVDTKGNVLGDHKGIVHYTVGQRKGLGIAFGKPMFVVAVNPENNTVVLGDDSEVFSQTLTASDLNFISIEKPVDGMRVNAKIRYSAKEAPATINVIDENRIKVVFDTPQRAITPGQSVVFYDGDVVVGGGTID, encoded by the coding sequence ATGGGATCAAAGAAAGTAATGCTTGGTATGAGCGGCGGCGTTGACAGTTCTGTAGCTGCCGCCATTTTATTGAGACAGGGTTATGAGGTTATAGGAGTTACTTTGCAAATATGGCAGGATATGGATGAAGAGCGGCAGAAGTCTGAAGGCGGCTGCTGTTCACTTTCTGCAGTTGATGATGCCAGAAGGGTTGCAAACAAATTAGGTATACCTTATTATGTTTTAAACTTTAAAGACATTTTTAATAAAACGGTTATTGAATATTTTAAGGAAGAGTACTTTAGAGGAAGAACACCAAACCCATGTATTGCCTGTAACAGGCATGTTAAGTGGCAGGCTATGCTAGATAAGGCTCTTTCCATGGGAATTGACTATATTGCCACAGGACATTATGCAAAAGTAATCCAAGATTCAAAAAACGGAAGATTTATTCTAAAGAAATCCGTTACTGACAGAAAAGATCAGACGTATGCACTATATAATTTGACACAGAAGCAATTAAGCCATACCCTTATGCCAGTAGGTGATTATACAAAGGATGAGATCAGAGAAATTGCAAAGGAAATAGGCCTTTCTGTGGCAACGAAACCTGACAGTCAGGAAATTTGCTTTATACATGATAATGATTATGGAAAATTTCTAAGTGAAAACTGTGACAAAAAGATTATTCCTGGAAAATTTGTAGATACAAAGGGGAATGTGTTGGGTGATCACAAAGGAATTGTTCATTACACTGTAGGACAAAGAAAAGGACTTGGCATTGCTTTTGGAAAACCAATGTTTGTAGTAGCCGTAAATCCCGAAAATAATACAGTTGTTCTTGGAGACGATAGCGAGGTGTTTTCCCAAACACTTACGGCATCTGACCTGAATTTTATTTCAATTGAGAAGCCGGTCGATGGAATGAGGGTAAATGCAAAAATCAGATATTCGGCAAAAGAAGCACCTGCAACAATAAATGTAATTGATGAAAACCGTATAAAGGTTGTATTTGATACACCTCAAAGGGCTATTACTCCAGGACAATCAGTAGTTTTCTATGACGGAGATGTAGTTGTGGGCGGCGGTACAATAGATTAA
- a CDS encoding stalk domain-containing protein, producing the protein MKIKKYVSILIVLAILLTSISNMYAADDDKTVIEFRTGINQICVNGNYTNITETPYIIDGTFIVPLECFADTIGAEVSKNSEDSERISIIYGGNTVEITISKTEYIANYQQKTMSVAPSQKNNSTMVPIDFIASNFPVTVKSDVSSGIVKIVLEDDGALSDLSFLTGGISTPKIGNSFFGWSLSVPSGSRIISNSFKSDFIQVTNEGRGLYFEIKVEAKNNRTLTQYLNTFKLENSTEESNLNLKAKVPYFECSGISEYDEPTRTRVYDKGQYFYSLTIGCYDGSVSSKRLMSEKYYSDIVDSFNLEYKGNVKGIQDLSKVVNGKVSYYNYISFSSRNKYLSWSMDIPANWNVLKISGDQLTTFLGLDTKHYVQITVNILGEKTLGQYVENIKKGYDKNFSPKTYTFVSTGERTLVGTIAKNLKFKIKQGGKSYVIDEYYFQKGSFVYEISVKLPENEYSKAKNEYLNTVDKIILFSDTGDKLADEISEFNAKNEDNRVSSSDKPFNYVNKTYKWNLKIQGYWMDSSMFNIIQFSNPNSNAFIMIEATPNNAQTKNLQDKEKFYLSSVMTSTGFKQTSKSTTTDKGTKVRNYTYRVEDEEQDLYGTAQIHIFEKESYSYFFMSFVPDLTATDKAVKEVNDIWKSFTITK; encoded by the coding sequence ATGAAAATTAAGAAATATGTAAGTATTCTCATTGTTTTGGCAATTCTTTTGACAAGCATTTCAAATATGTATGCAGCTGATGATGACAAAACTGTAATAGAATTTAGGACAGGCATAAATCAGATTTGTGTAAATGGTAATTATACTAATATAACCGAAACACCTTATATTATTGACGGTACTTTTATAGTACCTCTTGAGTGCTTTGCAGATACCATTGGCGCTGAAGTAAGCAAAAACTCCGAGGATAGTGAGCGTATCAGTATAATTTACGGCGGGAATACTGTTGAAATAACTATAAGCAAAACTGAATACATAGCAAACTATCAACAAAAGACCATGTCTGTTGCTCCTTCGCAAAAAAACAACAGTACAATGGTTCCTATTGATTTTATTGCATCCAATTTTCCTGTTACGGTTAAAAGTGATGTGAGTAGTGGCATAGTAAAAATTGTTCTTGAAGACGATGGCGCATTGAGTGATTTGTCATTTCTTACAGGCGGAATAAGCACTCCTAAAATCGGTAACAGCTTTTTTGGATGGAGTCTTAGTGTACCTTCCGGTTCCAGAATTATATCCAACAGCTTCAAGTCAGACTTTATTCAGGTAACAAACGAGGGCAGAGGATTATATTTTGAAATTAAGGTTGAAGCTAAAAATAACAGAACATTGACACAGTATTTAAATACATTTAAGCTTGAGAACAGTACAGAAGAGTCTAACTTGAACTTAAAAGCCAAAGTTCCATACTTTGAGTGCTCTGGTATATCCGAATACGATGAACCCACAAGAACCAGAGTATATGATAAGGGACAGTACTTTTACTCTTTGACAATAGGATGCTATGATGGGAGTGTGTCTTCAAAACGTCTGATGTCAGAGAAGTATTATTCAGATATTGTAGACTCCTTTAACCTTGAATACAAAGGCAATGTAAAAGGAATACAGGACCTTTCAAAAGTAGTTAACGGCAAAGTTAGTTATTATAATTACATTTCATTTTCATCCCGTAATAAGTACCTTTCATGGTCTATGGATATTCCGGCTAACTGGAATGTTCTTAAGATTTCAGGAGATCAGTTAACAACTTTTCTGGGCCTTGATACAAAACACTATGTGCAGATTACTGTAAACATATTGGGAGAAAAGACTTTAGGACAATATGTAGAAAATATTAAAAAAGGTTATGATAAAAATTTTAGCCCAAAGACATATACCTTTGTCAGTACCGGAGAAAGAACTTTAGTTGGAACCATAGCTAAAAACCTAAAGTTCAAGATTAAGCAGGGTGGTAAAAGCTATGTTATTGACGAATATTATTTTCAGAAAGGGTCTTTTGTATATGAAATCTCAGTAAAGCTTCCTGAAAATGAGTATTCCAAAGCAAAAAATGAATACCTGAATACAGTTGATAAAATAATATTATTCAGTGATACAGGGGATAAGTTGGCTGACGAAATCAGTGAATTTAATGCAAAAAATGAGGATAATAGGGTCTCTTCAAGTGACAAACCTTTTAATTATGTAAATAAAACTTATAAATGGAATTTGAAGATACAAGGATACTGGATGGATTCCAGCATGTTCAACATTATACAATTCAGCAACCCTAATTCAAATGCGTTTATAATGATTGAGGCTACACCCAATAATGCTCAAACCAAAAATCTTCAGGATAAGGAAAAGTTTTATCTAAGTTCGGTTATGACTTCAACAGGTTTTAAACAAACATCAAAAAGTACGACTACGGACAAGGGGACAAAAGTCAGAAATTATACATACCGAGTTGAGGATGAAGAGCAGGATTTGTACGGGACTGCGCAAATCCACATTTTTGAAAAAGAAAGTTATTCATATTTCTTTATGAGTTTCGTACCGGACTTGACTGCAACTGATAAGGCAGTTAAGGAGGTTAATGACATATGGAAATCATTTACAATTACAAAATAA
- the nifU gene encoding Fe-S cluster assembly scaffold protein NifU — translation MYSEKVMDHFSNPRNVGEIEDANGVGQVGNPKCGDIMKMYLKIEDNIIVDAKFKTFGCGAAVATSSMATELVKGKTVEEAMKITNKAVAEALDGLPPAKMHCSNLAEEAIAAALYDYRKRNGLVDPNEDEGCTGECSACHHSHGREEDFDDEE, via the coding sequence ATGTATAGTGAAAAGGTTATGGATCATTTCTCAAATCCGAGAAATGTTGGAGAAATAGAAGATGCTAACGGCGTGGGCCAGGTTGGAAATCCGAAATGCGGAGATATAATGAAAATGTATCTTAAAATTGAAGACAATATAATTGTTGATGCAAAGTTCAAGACCTTCGGATGCGGAGCCGCTGTTGCTACTAGTAGTATGGCTACTGAGTTGGTTAAGGGTAAAACAGTTGAAGAAGCTATGAAAATTACTAATAAAGCGGTTGCTGAGGCTTTGGATGGGCTACCTCCTGCAAAGATGCACTGTTCAAATCTTGCAGAAGAAGCAATTGCAGCTGCTTTGTACGACTACAGAAAAAGAAACGGATTAGTTGACCCAAATGAAGATGAAGGTTGTACAGGAGAATGTTCAGCTTGTCACCATAGCCATGGACGTGAGGAAGACTTTGATGATGAAGAATAG
- a CDS encoding YkuS family protein, with product MVVAVSSNLTDIAEGLKKRGYTVVDLYSYKKPVDAVVYQGKNFDFSAITEDNVSSNDGTGSTGYGVFIVCSNGKSIDEIDYMLKTRCYSSFI from the coding sequence ATGGTTGTTGCGGTTTCTTCAAATCTTACAGATATTGCAGAAGGACTAAAAAAAAGAGGTTATACAGTTGTTGACCTGTATTCTTATAAAAAACCTGTGGATGCAGTTGTTTATCAGGGTAAAAACTTTGATTTCTCAGCAATTACCGAAGATAATGTAAGCTCAAATGATGGTACAGGCAGTACGGGTTACGGAGTATTTATAGTATGTTCAAACGGTAAGAGTATTGACGAAATTGATTATATGTTAAAGACAAGGTGTTATAGTTCGTTTATTTAA
- a CDS encoding histidinol-phosphatase HisJ family protein: MHDNHIHSKFSTDSHMDAEEACKRAVEIGLKGLVFTDHVDYDYPDFDESFLIDYNEYFPFFNKLKDKWKSKLEVLIGVEMGFQPHVLDKINDILNRYDFDFIINSVHIIEHKDPYTGAFFKGRTQQQAYERYLEEILCSVNAYDNYDVIGHIGYAARYGNFEDKPLRYKDYSDIIDEILKAVIAKGKGIELNTSGLRSDLGCTLPGYDVFKRYFELGGEIITIGSDSHSTEHLGHSFREVLEHIANIGFKHVAHFKNRKPVFEKII; encoded by the coding sequence ATGCATGATAACCATATTCATTCAAAATTTTCTACAGATTCACACATGGACGCTGAAGAAGCCTGTAAAAGAGCAGTCGAAATAGGCCTTAAAGGATTAGTTTTCACTGACCATGTGGATTATGACTATCCGGATTTTGATGAAAGCTTTTTAATAGATTATAATGAATATTTCCCTTTTTTTAATAAACTCAAAGATAAGTGGAAATCAAAACTTGAAGTACTTATAGGTGTTGAAATGGGTTTTCAGCCTCATGTGCTTGATAAAATTAATGATATATTAAATCGTTATGACTTCGACTTTATCATTAATTCAGTGCACATAATAGAGCACAAGGACCCTTATACCGGAGCCTTCTTTAAAGGCAGGACACAGCAGCAGGCTTATGAAAGATATTTGGAGGAAATCCTTTGCTCAGTAAATGCTTATGATAATTATGATGTCATAGGTCATATAGGTTATGCTGCTCGCTACGGCAACTTTGAAGACAAACCTTTAAGATACAAGGATTACAGCGATATTATTGACGAGATTTTAAAAGCAGTTATAGCAAAGGGAAAAGGTATTGAACTAAATACTTCCGGCTTAAGAAGCGACCTTGGATGTACACTACCCGGTTATGATGTTTTCAAACGTTATTTTGAGTTAGGTGGAGAAATTATTACCATAGGGTCAGATTCTCACTCAACCGAGCATCTTGGACATAGTTTCAGGGAAGTATTGGAACATATTGCAAATATAGGATTTAAACATGTGGCGCATTTCAAGAATAGAAAACCTGTCTTTGAAAAAATAATTTAA
- a CDS encoding RrF2 family transcriptional regulator, with protein sequence MKVSTKGRYGLRAIVDLAAHESEGQVSLKSVAERQGLSENYLEQLFSSLKKSGLVKSIRGAQGGYLLARPADKITVGDILRSLEGTLCPVECIDPDVPTNCDRADECVTADVWAKIRDKINEVVDSITLADLVSELGNKTNNNYIYYI encoded by the coding sequence GTGAAAGTATCAACAAAAGGAAGGTATGGACTTAGGGCTATTGTTGATCTTGCTGCCCATGAAAGTGAAGGACAGGTTTCTCTGAAAAGTGTTGCCGAAAGGCAAGGACTTTCAGAAAACTATCTGGAACAGTTATTTTCATCCCTGAAAAAGTCAGGTCTTGTTAAAAGCATAAGAGGGGCTCAAGGCGGCTATCTTCTAGCAAGGCCGGCTGATAAAATAACTGTTGGAGATATTTTGAGATCTCTTGAAGGAACATTATGTCCGGTAGAGTGTATTGACCCTGATGTGCCAACAAATTGTGACAGGGCTGATGAGTGCGTTACGGCAGATGTCTGGGCTAAAATACGAGATAAAATTAACGAGGTAGTTGACTCAATAACTCTGGCGGATCTTGTTTCGGAGTTGGGAAATAAGACTAATAATAATTATATTTACTACATATAA
- a CDS encoding replication-associated recombination protein A, which produces MRDRIQPLAYRMSPRTIDEFVGQKHIIGKDKMLYRMIKADRITSIILYGPPGTGKTSLARIIANTTQSSFEKLNAVTSGVADIKRIAADTQNTLLNPNGRTVLFIDEIHRFNKSQQDALLPFVEDGSIVLIGATTENPFFEVNKALISRSTVFMLKPLENDDIRELLKYALEDKERGLGNYDINISDEAMDYLCEVSSGDARTALNSLELAVLTSELGQDGKIDIGIDTIEQCVQKKAIRFDKNGEEHYDNISAFIKSMRGSNPDAAVFYLARALYAGEDVEFLARRIIICASEDVGMANPTALQVAVAAAQAVKMIGMPEARIILAHAAVTVACSPKSNSAYVAINKALSDVESKNTGSVPMHLRNAAAKGMEQLGYGIGYKYAHDYKNNIVKQEFFPEEMKGTIYYNPTQNGYEARIKEWLEKWR; this is translated from the coding sequence ATGAGAGATAGAATACAACCTTTAGCGTACAGGATGTCGCCAAGGACAATTGATGAATTTGTGGGACAAAAACATATAATTGGTAAGGACAAGATGCTCTACAGAATGATAAAGGCTGACAGAATAACCTCTATTATTTTGTACGGCCCGCCGGGGACAGGAAAAACCTCTCTGGCAAGAATAATAGCAAACACAACCCAATCCAGTTTTGAAAAGCTGAATGCCGTTACTTCTGGAGTAGCAGATATAAAAAGAATAGCCGCTGATACACAAAACACCTTGCTGAATCCAAATGGAAGGACAGTATTGTTTATAGATGAAATTCACAGGTTCAACAAATCACAGCAGGATGCACTGCTTCCATTTGTTGAAGATGGCTCTATTGTACTTATTGGTGCTACTACGGAAAATCCGTTTTTTGAAGTAAATAAAGCATTAATATCAAGATCTACGGTATTTATGCTTAAACCTCTTGAAAATGATGATATAAGAGAGTTGTTAAAATATGCTCTTGAGGATAAGGAGAGAGGATTGGGAAACTACGATATTAATATATCGGATGAAGCTATGGATTACCTTTGTGAGGTTAGCTCAGGAGATGCCAGAACTGCTTTGAATTCTCTTGAGTTGGCAGTTCTTACCTCGGAGCTGGGGCAAGACGGAAAAATAGACATTGGAATTGATACCATAGAGCAATGTGTCCAAAAGAAGGCTATACGTTTTGACAAAAACGGTGAAGAACACTATGATAACATCAGTGCGTTTATAAAGTCCATGAGGGGAAGTAATCCCGATGCAGCTGTATTTTATTTGGCTAGAGCTCTTTATGCAGGTGAAGACGTTGAATTCCTTGCCAGAAGAATAATTATATGTGCTTCAGAGGATGTAGGAATGGCAAACCCTACGGCATTACAGGTGGCAGTAGCTGCAGCTCAGGCTGTTAAAATGATAGGTATGCCGGAAGCAAGAATAATACTTGCTCATGCTGCTGTAACTGTAGCTTGCAGTCCAAAGTCCAATTCGGCATATGTGGCAATTAACAAGGCATTATCAGATGTAGAATCAAAAAATACCGGAAGTGTTCCTATGCATTTAAGAAATGCGGCAGCCAAGGGCATGGAACAACTGGGATATGGTATAGGATATAAATACGCACATGACTATAAAAACAACATAGTCAAGCAAGAGTTTTTCCCTGAGGAAATGAAGGGAACAATCTACTACAATCCAACTCAAAATGGGTATGAAGCCAGAATAAAAGAATGGCTTGAAAAATGGAGGTAA
- a CDS encoding S1C family serine protease, which yields MKRINIAKCVVLLLIFAFCTTNTFAAGTTLRINGQEFSSGIKTIEGKQYISVDALSSYLEGVSITQENNSIDINSLNRISNVVSKVSPSVVGIIGKLKESSYEYDETSDNIIFGTGVIYRSNGYIITNAHVVKDMESIVVVLSNSKAYKARLKAIDEDLDLAEIKIDKGGLQPATFGDISKVAVGDEVVAIGTPLSFGLRNSATRGIISGMNRSENRQYRFLQTDAAINSGNSGGPLVNMKGEVVGINSWVYAGIGVQSMGFSIPIDTVKYAIDQFERFGKIRRPYLGLVFSDSITSLYGLPNTAEGVTVKSIEKNSPAQKYNIKVDDRLISINGVKINSTTDYNEEMKKYLPGDIAEFKLQRDNREFNITVTFGEK from the coding sequence ATGAAAAGAATCAATATTGCAAAATGCGTAGTACTCCTTTTGATTTTTGCTTTTTGCACTACGAATACCTTTGCAGCCGGAACTACCCTTAGGATAAACGGACAGGAATTCTCTAGCGGAATAAAGACAATAGAAGGCAAGCAGTATATATCCGTTGATGCATTGTCATCCTATTTGGAAGGTGTCTCAATTACTCAGGAGAACAATTCTATCGATATAAACTCCTTGAATAGAATTTCAAATGTAGTATCAAAAGTAAGTCCTTCAGTAGTTGGGATTATAGGTAAATTGAAAGAAAGTAGTTACGAATATGATGAAACTTCAGATAATATTATATTCGGAACAGGAGTCATATATCGCAGTAATGGTTACATAATAACAAATGCTCATGTGGTAAAAGACATGGAAAGTATTGTTGTAGTGCTTTCGAATAGTAAAGCATACAAGGCAAGGCTGAAAGCTATTGATGAGGACCTTGATTTGGCGGAGATAAAAATTGATAAAGGCGGGCTCCAACCTGCAACATTCGGAGATATTTCAAAAGTTGCTGTGGGTGATGAAGTTGTAGCAATAGGAACACCTTTGTCATTTGGACTGAGAAATTCTGCTACAAGGGGAATAATCAGTGGGATGAACAGGTCTGAGAATAGACAGTATAGATTTTTGCAGACCGATGCTGCCATTAATTCGGGAAACAGCGGCGGTCCGTTGGTGAATATGAAAGGTGAAGTTGTAGGTATTAATTCATGGGTTTATGCAGGAATAGGTGTACAGAGTATGGGATTTTCAATACCTATTGATACTGTTAAATATGCCATAGACCAGTTTGAAAGGTTTGGAAAAATCAGACGTCCATATCTTGGGCTTGTTTTTTCTGACAGTATAACTTCCCTGTATGGCTTACCCAATACCGCAGAAGGAGTAACTGTAAAATCTATTGAAAAAAACTCCCCTGCACAGAAATATAATATTAAAGTTGACGATAGGCTGATTTCCATAAATGGTGTTAAGATTAACTCAACTACAGACTACAACGAAGAAATGAAGAAGTACCTGCCTGGCGACATTGCTGAATTCAAATTGCAGCGTGACAACAGAGAATTTAATATTACTGTTACTTTTGGTGAAAAATAA
- the thpR gene encoding RNA 2',3'-cyclic phosphodiesterase, giving the protein MRVFFAIELDEAIKDYLYEIQKEVKSHCISGNFSFRENFHLTLRFIGEQNIQQVENLKQVLRDAAKTSEFELKLDKLGSFRKGNRSVMWVGLEKSLHLQQLYNNLENILVKNGYQIEERSYNPHITLAREVKIEDFNFLTEKTDIERLIIKVKSISLMESKRINNSLAYVPIERVELLYNI; this is encoded by the coding sequence ATGAGAGTGTTTTTTGCCATTGAGTTAGACGAGGCCATAAAGGACTATTTATATGAAATTCAAAAGGAAGTTAAATCCCATTGCATATCCGGAAATTTTTCATTTAGAGAAAATTTCCATCTTACACTAAGATTTATAGGTGAGCAAAATATTCAGCAAGTTGAAAATCTAAAACAGGTATTAAGAGATGCAGCCAAGACTTCAGAATTTGAACTTAAGCTGGACAAATTAGGGAGTTTCAGGAAGGGAAACAGAAGTGTAATGTGGGTAGGTTTGGAAAAAAGCTTACATCTTCAACAGCTTTACAATAATTTAGAAAACATTCTGGTTAAAAATGGATATCAAATAGAGGAAAGAAGCTATAATCCTCACATAACTCTGGCAAGAGAAGTAAAAATAGAGGATTTTAATTTTTTAACAGAAAAAACTGATATTGAGAGACTTATTATTAAAGTGAAATCAATATCACTTATGGAAAGTAAACGTATTAATAATAGTCTTGCATATGTTCCAATTGAAAGAGTTGAACTTCTTTATAACATATAA
- the nifS gene encoding cysteine desulfurase NifS — protein sequence MEDRIVYLDHAATTYVKPEVFETMKPYFSEHFGNASSIYSLGRDSKKAVEDAREKVAKAIGAEPREIYFTGSGSEADNWALKGIAAAYKNKGNHIITSAIEHPAIMSSCKYLESEGFEITYVPVDSDGLVSPEQVRNAIKENTILISIMFANNEIGTIQPIKEIGAIAKEKGVLFHTDAVQAVGNVKIDVKDLNVDLLSLSGHKFYGPKGIGALYIRKGVKISSFIHGGHQERGKRASTENVPAIIGLGKAIELATENLDEYNKKLIELRERTIEGLLAKVPYIRLNGHRHNRLPGNVNISFEFIEGESLLLMLDMKGIYGSSGSACSSGSLDPSHVLLAIGLPHEIAHGSLRLTFGDENTQEDVDYILEVIPQMVSKLRDMSPLWEAVKDKK from the coding sequence ATGGAGGACAGAATAGTATACTTAGATCATGCTGCAACCACATATGTGAAACCTGAAGTATTTGAAACTATGAAACCGTATTTCAGTGAGCATTTTGGAAATGCTTCGTCTATATATAGTTTGGGCCGCGACAGCAAAAAAGCTGTGGAAGATGCCAGAGAAAAGGTTGCTAAGGCAATAGGTGCAGAACCTAGAGAGATATATTTCACAGGATCAGGGAGTGAAGCAGATAACTGGGCACTTAAAGGAATAGCTGCTGCATACAAGAATAAGGGAAACCATATTATTACATCAGCTATTGAGCATCCAGCAATCATGAGTTCATGCAAATATCTTGAAAGTGAAGGTTTTGAGATAACATATGTTCCTGTAGACAGTGATGGACTTGTATCTCCCGAACAGGTAAGAAATGCAATTAAGGAAAATACAATACTTATCAGCATAATGTTTGCAAATAATGAAATAGGTACTATTCAGCCTATAAAGGAAATCGGTGCCATCGCAAAGGAAAAGGGAGTTTTATTCCACACAGATGCTGTACAGGCGGTTGGAAATGTAAAGATAGATGTTAAGGATTTGAATGTTGACCTCCTTTCTTTATCAGGTCATAAATTCTATGGTCCAAAGGGCATAGGAGCATTGTATATAAGAAAGGGTGTTAAGATTTCTTCATTTATCCACGGAGGACATCAGGAGCGTGGAAAAAGAGCCAGTACAGAAAATGTTCCGGCAATAATAGGTTTGGGGAAAGCTATTGAGCTAGCTACTGAAAACCTTGATGAATATAATAAAAAATTGATAGAACTTAGAGAAAGAACTATAGAGGGTTTGCTTGCAAAAGTTCCTTATATCAGGTTAAACGGACATAGACATAACAGACTGCCCGGTAACGTAAATATTTCATTTGAGTTTATAGAGGGAGAATCACTTCTTCTTATGCTTGACATGAAGGGAATATACGGCTCCAGCGGATCTGCCTGCTCATCGGGGTCACTTGATCCTTCTCATGTCCTATTAGCTATAGGGTTACCCCATGAAATTGCACATGGTTCACTAAGGCTTACTTTTGGAGATGAAAACACTCAGGAAGATGTTGATTATATACTCGAGGTGATACCTCAGATGGTTAGCAAACTAAGAGATATGTCACCTCTTTGGGAAGCAGTAAAAGATAAAAAGTAA